In Desulfobaccales bacterium, one DNA window encodes the following:
- a CDS encoding efflux RND transporter periplasmic adaptor subunit — protein sequence MTEVVPQTVPISREFVARTEARETVEIRSQVEGFLEKVFFKEGSKVQAGQLIFLIDQRPYKAALLDAKGQLAQAKAAYGKANKDIERLKPLVAANAAPRQDLDKAESEAEFSRAAIERGKAAVARAELDLKFTEIRAPLTGVIGKEEVAVGNLVMRNQTLLTTISSWDPMRVGFSLSEKDYLLLAERLPHLRAQSERDRGTPFELLLADGSLYPHRGRLSFVDRALDLTTGTLRIYVTFPIPTMSSSRACSAGCV from the coding sequence GTGACGGAGGTAGTCCCGCAAACTGTGCCCATCAGCCGGGAGTTCGTGGCCCGCACCGAAGCCCGGGAGACCGTGGAGATCCGGTCCCAGGTGGAGGGTTTCCTGGAGAAGGTCTTTTTCAAAGAGGGCAGTAAGGTCCAGGCCGGGCAGTTGATTTTCCTCATCGACCAAAGGCCTTATAAGGCGGCGTTGCTGGACGCCAAAGGACAGCTGGCCCAGGCCAAAGCCGCCTACGGCAAGGCCAACAAAGACATCGAGCGCCTGAAACCCCTGGTGGCCGCCAACGCCGCCCCCCGCCAGGACCTGGACAAGGCTGAATCCGAGGCCGAGTTCAGCCGGGCCGCCATTGAACGGGGCAAAGCGGCGGTGGCCCGGGCCGAGCTGGATTTGAAATTCACCGAGATCCGGGCCCCCCTGACCGGGGTCATCGGCAAGGAGGAAGTGGCGGTGGGGAACTTGGTCATGAGGAACCAGACCCTGCTGACCACCATCTCCTCCTGGGACCCCATGCGGGTGGGTTTCAGCCTCAGCGAGAAAGACTATCTGCTTCTGGCCGAGAGGCTGCCGCACCTCCGGGCCCAATCCGAACGGGACCGGGGCACCCCCTTCGAACTGCTCCTGGCCGACGGCTCCCTCTATCCCCACCGGGGCCGGCTCAGCTTCGTGGACCGGGCCCTGGACCTGACCACCGGCACCCTGAGGATCTATGTGACCTTCCCAATCCCGACAATGTCCTCAAGCCGGGCCTGTTCGGCCGGGTGCGTCTGA